In Phormidium ambiguum IAM M-71, a single window of DNA contains:
- a CDS encoding CHAT domain-containing protein → MNYRQVKKFAIRIVLMVVATVFSIGFSWGFPNFIVKANVADSSQLSVSNSQQLLSQGRDFFQAGQFYEAAKVWRDAVGVFQRSGDKLSQALALSYLSLAYQQLGEWEAATDAINSSLAILQGREISDNKDRSLILAQALNTQGHLQLALGNSESALKIWEKAAAEYTKLGDVEGTIGSQINQAQALQSLGMYRQARKILEDVELSLQNQSNSSVKATGLLSLGNSLQAIGELEKSRELLQKSLQIAQDLNSKSAMSSAFLSLGNTSRSLAKKAEETAELETAQIELEKARKAYQEAVELSNSLGLRTNAQINLFSLLVSQKEFAEAEKLRSQIQLPDLPPSRQTVYALINYSQSLLQLTKEQGKSGNYQEVAQILAKAIQQAKSLKDPKMESYALGNLGELYEQNQQFNEAQTLTKEALVLAQSINAAHIAYRWQWQLGRLFKDLGNKQEAIATYTIAVETLKSLRNDLVAINLDNPDIQFSFRDSVEPVYRELVDLLITTDTETSQENLSKARSVIESLQLAELDNFFQEACLDAKPIQVDRIDKSAAIIYPIILNNKLAIIAALPDSPLRLYNTIKPPGKIENVLNDLQQDIGRIAANNQQIKQLSQEVYNWIIRPLEAELNAKKIQTLVFVCDGILRKIPMAALHDGKQYLIEKYNIAFTPGLQLLPPQPLKREQFIVLAAGLSEARSGFSPLPNVERELDQINSQVSTKQLLNQQFTNDNLQQELNLVSFPVVHIATHGQFSSRAEKTFIITWDNQINVKNLDSLLRAREQKVSRPIELLVFSACETARGDDRAALGLAGVALRAGARSTLATLWRVSDDSTATLMARFYKELTNSNVTKAEALRRAQLSLLQEEDYKFPYFWAPYVLVGNWR, encoded by the coding sequence ATGAATTACCGTCAAGTGAAAAAGTTCGCTATTCGCATTGTTTTGATGGTTGTGGCGACGGTTTTTAGTATTGGTTTTTCTTGGGGTTTTCCCAATTTTATTGTTAAGGCTAATGTGGCGGATTCTTCCCAATTATCGGTTAGTAATTCTCAACAATTATTGTCTCAGGGAAGAGATTTTTTTCAAGCTGGACAGTTTTATGAAGCTGCTAAGGTTTGGCGAGATGCTGTAGGGGTTTTTCAGCGTTCGGGTGATAAATTAAGTCAGGCTTTAGCTTTGAGTTATTTATCTTTGGCTTATCAACAACTTGGGGAATGGGAAGCGGCGACGGATGCGATTAATTCTAGTCTTGCTATTTTGCAAGGGAGGGAGATTAGTGATAATAAGGATCGATCGCTAATTCTAGCTCAAGCATTAAATACTCAAGGTCATTTGCAGTTGGCTTTAGGTAATTCAGAATCAGCTTTGAAAATTTGGGAAAAGGCTGCTGCTGAGTATACCAAATTAGGTGATGTTGAAGGAACTATTGGTAGTCAAATTAATCAAGCTCAAGCTTTGCAATCTTTGGGGATGTATCGTCAAGCTAGGAAAATTTTAGAAGATGTAGAATTATCTTTGCAGAATCAATCCAATTCTTCAGTGAAAGCCACAGGTTTACTAAGTTTAGGTAATTCTTTACAAGCAATAGGGGAGTTGGAAAAGTCGCGGGAATTATTACAAAAAAGTTTGCAAATAGCTCAAGATTTAAATTCTAAATCGGCTATGAGTTCGGCTTTTTTAAGTTTGGGTAATACTAGCCGTAGTTTGGCAAAAAAAGCGGAAGAAACTGCGGAACTAGAGACGGCGCAGATTGAATTAGAAAAGGCTCGGAAAGCTTATCAAGAAGCGGTGGAATTGTCTAATTCATTGGGATTACGAACCAACGCGCAAATTAATCTATTTAGTTTGTTAGTAAGTCAAAAAGAGTTTGCGGAAGCGGAGAAATTACGATCGCAAATTCAGTTACCAGATTTACCCCCAAGTCGTCAAACAGTCTATGCTTTAATCAATTATTCTCAAAGTTTACTCCAATTAACAAAGGAACAAGGGAAATCGGGCAATTATCAAGAAGTTGCCCAAATATTGGCGAAGGCTATTCAACAAGCAAAAAGTTTGAAAGATCCAAAAATGGAATCTTATGCTCTTGGTAATTTAGGAGAATTATACGAACAAAATCAACAATTTAATGAAGCACAAACTCTGACAAAAGAAGCTTTAGTTTTGGCTCAATCAATTAATGCTGCTCATATTGCGTATCGTTGGCAATGGCAATTAGGAAGACTTTTTAAAGATTTAGGAAATAAACAGGAAGCGATCGCTACTTATACTATAGCAGTGGAGACGCTAAAATCTCTCCGTAATGATTTAGTTGCAATTAATCTGGATAACCCAGATATTCAGTTTTCATTTAGAGATAGTGTAGAACCTGTTTATCGAGAATTAGTTGATTTATTAATTACCACCGACACAGAAACTAGCCAAGAAAATCTCAGCAAAGCACGTTCTGTGATTGAGTCACTTCAATTAGCAGAACTTGATAACTTTTTTCAGGAAGCTTGTTTAGATGCCAAACCGATACAAGTCGATCGAATAGATAAAAGTGCCGCTATAATTTACCCAATAATTTTAAACAATAAATTAGCTATTATTGCTGCATTACCTGACTCTCCTCTCCGCCTTTATAATACTATTAAACCGCCAGGAAAAATTGAAAATGTTCTGAACGATTTACAACAAGATATTGGCAGAATTGCGGCAAATAATCAGCAAATTAAACAACTTTCTCAAGAAGTTTATAATTGGATTATTAGGCCACTGGAAGCAGAGTTAAATGCTAAAAAAATCCAAACTTTAGTATTTGTTTGCGATGGAATTTTACGCAAAATTCCGATGGCGGCATTGCACGATGGTAAACAATATTTAATAGAAAAATACAATATTGCTTTCACTCCGGGATTACAATTACTACCTCCACAACCACTGAAAAGGGAGCAATTTATAGTGCTGGCGGCTGGTTTATCGGAAGCGCGTTCGGGATTTTCTCCTCTCCCAAATGTGGAAAGAGAGTTAGATCAAATTAATTCCCAAGTTTCGACTAAACAACTTTTAAATCAACAGTTTACTAATGATAATTTGCAACAGGAACTTAATTTAGTTAGTTTTCCTGTTGTACATATTGCTACTCATGGTCAATTTAGTTCTCGCGCTGAAAAAACGTTTATTATTACTTGGGATAATCAAATTAATGTCAAAAATTTAGATAGCTTACTGAGGGCGCGGGAACAAAAAGTTTCCCGTCCAATTGAGTTATTAGTATTTAGTGCTTGCGAAACTGCTAGAGGAGACGATCGCGCAGCGTTAGGATTAGCGGGTGTAGCATTAAGAGCGGGAGCACGCAGTACTTTAGCAACTTTGTGGCGAGTTAGTGATGATTCAACTGCTACTTTAATGGCAAGATTTTACAAAGAATTAACTAACTCTAATGTTACCAAAGCTGAAGCACTAAGACGTGCTCAATTGAGTCTTTTGCAGGAAGAAGATTACAAGTTTCCTTATTTTTGGGCTCCTTATGTTTTGGTGGGAAATTGGCGTTAA
- a CDS encoding CobW family GTP-binding protein produces the protein MKELIVQQQSFLAEIPKRGMPVTIITGFLGSGKTTLLNQILKNQESLKVAVLVNEFGDINIDSQLLVSLEEDMVELSNGCICCTMNTGLVDAVYKILERQDRIDYLVIETTGLADPLPIILTLVGTELREFITLDSVLTVVDAENFTPDDLESQIALNQVAYGDVIILNKTDLVPENKLAELEGFIDTIKGGARILRSQYAQVPLPLILDVNLSQTEFYQNLDLANIPNNANHIANDGFVSFSFRSDRPFAVKKFQVFLQDKLPVGVFRAKGILWFKESPRRHIFQLSGKRYELKDEDWQGKPNNQIVFIGRSLNPLEINQQLNNCLTW, from the coding sequence ATGAAAGAATTAATAGTACAACAACAAAGTTTTCTTGCTGAAATTCCCAAGCGAGGAATGCCTGTAACAATAATTACAGGGTTTTTAGGTAGCGGCAAAACTACCTTACTCAATCAAATACTCAAAAACCAGGAAAGTTTAAAAGTAGCAGTTTTAGTTAATGAATTTGGTGATATTAACATTGACAGCCAGCTACTAGTCTCGTTAGAAGAAGATATGGTGGAATTGAGTAATGGCTGTATTTGTTGTACTATGAACACTGGTTTAGTCGATGCAGTTTATAAAATTTTAGAAAGACAAGACCGCATTGATTATCTGGTAATTGAAACTACAGGGTTAGCAGATCCTTTGCCAATTATTCTCACCTTAGTTGGTACGGAATTAAGAGAATTTATCACTTTGGATTCGGTTTTAACTGTTGTAGATGCGGAGAATTTTACTCCCGATGATTTGGAGAGTCAGATTGCACTTAATCAAGTAGCTTATGGTGACGTTATTATCCTCAATAAAACGGATTTAGTGCCAGAAAATAAATTAGCCGAATTAGAAGGCTTTATTGATACTATCAAAGGTGGGGCGCGAATTTTACGATCGCAATACGCACAAGTTCCTCTTCCCCTAATTTTAGATGTCAATCTCTCGCAAACCGAATTTTACCAAAATCTAGATTTAGCCAATATTCCTAATAATGCCAATCATATCGCCAACGATGGATTTGTTTCTTTTTCCTTTCGTAGCGATCGCCCTTTCGCCGTGAAAAAATTCCAGGTATTCTTACAAGATAAACTCCCAGTTGGCGTGTTTCGCGCCAAAGGCATCCTTTGGTTTAAAGAAAGTCCCCGAAGACATATCTTTCAACTTAGCGGTAAACGTTACGAATTAAAAGACGAAGACTGGCAAGGAAAACCTAACAATCAAATAGTATTTATTGGGCGTTCTTTAAACCCACTAGAAATTAATCAGCAACTTAATAACTGCCTAACTTGGTGA
- a CDS encoding SufE family protein, translated as MPQLPDSLAKIVQRFAHQTNNKLRYEQLLWYAKKLPEFPSEAKLPENQVPGCVSQVYITCQLQGEKVYFQGDSDSQLVKGLLGLLITGLNGLTIGEILEVSPEFIKDTGLNVSLTPSRANGFYNIFQAMRKQALLYQNSNSKQ; from the coding sequence ATGCCACAGTTACCAGATTCTTTAGCTAAAATAGTGCAACGTTTTGCCCATCAAACCAATAACAAATTGCGTTACGAACAACTACTCTGGTATGCAAAGAAGTTGCCAGAATTTCCCTCTGAGGCAAAACTGCCTGAAAATCAAGTTCCTGGGTGTGTTTCTCAGGTTTATATTACTTGCCAGTTACAAGGAGAGAAAGTTTATTTTCAAGGGGATTCTGATTCTCAGTTAGTTAAAGGTTTGCTAGGGCTATTAATTACTGGATTAAACGGATTAACAATAGGAGAAATTTTAGAAGTTTCTCCAGAATTCATTAAAGATACAGGTTTGAATGTTAGTTTAACTCCTTCCCGCGCCAATGGGTTTTACAACATCTTTCAAGCTATGCGAAAACAGGCGCTTCTTTATCAAAACTCAAATTCTAAACAATGA
- the hemB gene encoding porphobilinogen synthase, whose protein sequence is MTSTPDFSVPNLTNRPRRLRRTPALRRMVRETNLTVNDLIYPLFVMEGEGKKVEITSMPGCYRYTPDLLLEEIATVAGLGINAIALFPVISESKKDDTGSESYNPEGLVQQTVQAIKQAVPKIVLITDVALDPFTTHGHDGLIDENGTILNDPTVEVLVKMALSQAESGADMVAPSDMMDGRIGAIRKALDAEGYINVGILAYSAKYASAYYGPFRDALDSVPKFGDKKTYQMDAGNAREALKETFLDITEGADIVMVKPALAYLDIIHQIRSETNLPIAAYNVSGEYAMIKAAAQQGWIDEKQVILETLLSIKRAGADLILTYFAKEVAMILG, encoded by the coding sequence ATGACCTCAACCCCTGATTTTTCCGTACCAAACCTAACTAATCGCCCCCGTCGCTTGCGGCGTACCCCAGCTTTGCGGCGTATGGTAAGAGAAACTAATCTAACCGTCAACGACCTAATTTATCCCCTCTTTGTCATGGAAGGAGAAGGAAAAAAAGTCGAAATCACATCAATGCCGGGATGTTATCGCTACACCCCAGATTTACTATTAGAAGAAATTGCCACAGTTGCCGGATTAGGAATTAATGCCATAGCCCTTTTTCCGGTGATTTCCGAAAGTAAAAAAGACGATACAGGCAGCGAAAGTTACAACCCCGAAGGATTAGTACAACAAACAGTGCAAGCAATTAAACAAGCAGTACCAAAAATAGTTTTAATTACCGATGTAGCCCTCGATCCTTTCACCACTCATGGACATGATGGATTAATAGATGAAAATGGCACAATTCTCAACGATCCTACCGTTGAAGTATTAGTAAAAATGGCACTTTCTCAAGCCGAATCAGGGGCAGATATGGTAGCACCTTCTGATATGATGGATGGCAGAATTGGCGCAATTCGCAAAGCTTTAGATGCCGAAGGATATATTAACGTTGGCATTCTCGCTTACTCCGCAAAATATGCCTCAGCTTATTATGGGCCTTTTCGAGATGCGTTAGATTCCGTGCCCAAATTTGGCGATAAAAAAACATATCAAATGGATGCAGGAAATGCCAGAGAAGCATTAAAAGAAACATTCTTAGATATTACCGAAGGTGCAGATATTGTCATGGTAAAACCTGCCTTAGCTTATCTGGATATTATTCACCAAATTCGCAGCGAAACAAATCTACCAATTGCTGCATATAACGTCAGTGGTGAATATGCCATGATTAAAGCCGCCGCCCAACAAGGTTGGATTGATGAAAAACAAGTAATCCTAGAAACTTTGTTGAGTATTAAACGTGCTGGTGCTGACTTAATTCTTACCTATTTTGCCAAAGAAGTAGCAATGATTTTAGGTTAG
- a CDS encoding AI-2E family transporter codes for MKLGQLIGLLVLIICLYVLWEIRQLLLLVFAAIVFATSLNQLVRWLTRRLKIPRFWSVLLSLVIFFAITIGFFFLIVPPFIAQSQELVDLFPKAIDIWSTRLRQFINDLPPWLNQYIPRPNVNTKVFRPSQQLIQQLQPLIQSLVGGAGEFVSNTLGNFLSFLLVIVLSIMMLAQPLAYRQTFVQLFPSFYRRRAEEILTECEVALGKWVIGAIISMTLVALLSFIGLSIIGVRLALAQGILAGLLNFIPNIGPTLSVVLPMGIALLDNPWKSLFVLILYIVIQQLESNFITPYIMAQQVALLPAITLISQVIFATFFGFLGLVLALPITVVAKVWINEVLIKDVLDQWGKKKEAQRHKGLILPNELPKEELATENIQPKEDEQNTQDRDRQT; via the coding sequence GTGAAGTTGGGTCAACTAATCGGCCTATTAGTCCTAATTATTTGTTTATATGTCCTTTGGGAAATTCGGCAATTACTTTTGCTAGTATTTGCAGCTATTGTATTTGCTACTTCCTTAAATCAGTTAGTCCGCTGGTTAACCAGAAGATTAAAAATACCTAGATTTTGGTCAGTACTACTTTCCTTGGTGATATTTTTTGCTATTACTATTGGGTTTTTCTTCTTAATTGTTCCGCCTTTTATTGCTCAATCTCAAGAACTTGTTGACTTATTTCCCAAAGCGATCGATATTTGGAGTACTAGACTCAGACAATTTATTAATGACTTACCACCTTGGTTAAATCAATATATTCCCAGGCCAAATGTCAATACAAAAGTTTTTAGACCCAGCCAACAACTAATTCAACAATTGCAACCTTTAATTCAATCATTAGTTGGGGGTGCTGGTGAATTTGTTTCTAACACATTAGGAAATTTTTTGAGCTTTCTGCTAGTAATAGTTTTGAGCATAATGATGTTAGCTCAACCTCTAGCTTATCGCCAAACATTTGTACAGTTGTTTCCCTCTTTTTATCGACGGCGAGCCGAAGAAATCTTAACTGAATGTGAAGTGGCGTTAGGAAAATGGGTAATTGGCGCAATCATTAGCATGACTTTAGTTGCGTTACTAAGCTTTATTGGACTTTCAATTATTGGCGTTAGATTAGCTTTAGCACAAGGGATTTTAGCCGGATTACTCAACTTTATTCCCAATATAGGTCCCACATTAAGTGTTGTTTTACCAATGGGGATTGCTCTATTAGATAATCCCTGGAAATCTTTATTTGTATTAATTCTTTATATAGTTATTCAACAGTTAGAAAGTAATTTTATTACACCTTATATAATGGCACAACAAGTAGCACTGTTACCTGCCATTACTTTAATATCTCAGGTAATTTTTGCCACATTTTTTGGATTTTTAGGATTGGTGTTAGCCTTGCCAATTACAGTAGTAGCAAAAGTTTGGATTAATGAAGTATTAATTAAAGATGTGTTAGATCAATGGGGGAAAAAGAAAGAAGCGCAGAGGCACAAGGGTTTAATATTGCCTAATGAGTTACCAAAAGAAGAATTAGCAACAGAAAATATTCAACCAAAGGAAGATGAACAAAATACTCAAGATCGAGATCGGCAAACATAA
- a CDS encoding aldo/keto reductase has product MNLPVSSRLQFTPDLNICRILNGMWQVSGAHGRINPNAAIETMFKYVDAGFTTWDLADHYGPAEDFIGEFRRQLVATRGETALSNLQAFTKWVPRPGKMTRKIVEDNINISRRRMGVESLDLMQFHWWEYRDSNYLDALKYMAELQQEGKIKHLALTNFDTEHLQIILEEGIKIVSNQVQFSLVDRRPEVKMIQLCEQNNVKLFTYGTVCGGFLSEKYLDKKEPNPTTLETVSLRKYKNMIDAWGGWSLFQELLKVLDKIAKKHQVSIPNVAVRYILDKPAVAGVIVGARLGISEHIANNAQVFNLTLDREDITEINSVSQQSQDLFKYIGDCGDEYRR; this is encoded by the coding sequence ATGAATTTGCCCGTATCAAGCCGACTGCAATTTACACCAGATTTAAACATTTGTCGCATCTTGAATGGAATGTGGCAAGTATCAGGCGCTCATGGAAGAATTAATCCAAATGCTGCGATCGAGACTATGTTTAAATACGTCGATGCAGGCTTCACAACTTGGGATTTAGCCGACCATTATGGGCCAGCAGAAGACTTTATTGGCGAATTTCGTCGTCAACTTGTTGCTACTCGTGGAGAAACCGCATTATCTAATTTACAAGCTTTCACTAAATGGGTACCAAGACCAGGAAAAATGACCCGAAAAATAGTGGAAGATAATATTAATATATCGCGCCGTAGAATGGGAGTAGAATCTCTGGATTTAATGCAATTCCACTGGTGGGAATATCGGGATTCTAACTACTTAGATGCCTTAAAATATATGGCAGAGTTGCAACAAGAAGGCAAAATTAAACATTTAGCTTTGACTAATTTTGATACAGAACATCTGCAAATTATTTTAGAGGAGGGGATAAAAATTGTTTCTAATCAAGTGCAATTTTCTTTAGTCGATCGCCGTCCTGAAGTGAAAATGATCCAATTATGCGAACAAAATAATGTGAAACTTTTTACTTACGGAACAGTTTGTGGCGGCTTTTTATCAGAAAAATACCTTGATAAAAAAGAACCAAATCCAACGACTTTAGAAACAGTTTCCTTACGGAAATATAAGAATATGATTGATGCTTGGGGAGGCTGGAGTTTATTTCAAGAATTGCTTAAAGTCTTAGATAAAATTGCCAAGAAACACCAAGTTAGTATTCCCAATGTCGCAGTTCGTTATATACTTGATAAACCAGCAGTTGCAGGTGTAATTGTTGGCGCAAGATTAGGAATCTCTGAACATATTGCAAATAATGCTCAAGTGTTCAATTTAACATTGGATCGAGAGGATATTACAGAAATAAATAGTGTGAGCCAACAATCCCAAGATTTGTTTAAATATATTGGTGATTGTGGTGATGAATATCGTCGCTAG